The sequence AGACGCGGAGCAACGCGCCGTCCTGCTCCAGTGCATTCAGCGGCGGCGAGCCGGGCACGTCGTTGAGGTCTCCGCCGAGCACCACCAGCGCATCGGGGAAGTCCCGCGCCGTGGCGGCGATGATGTCGTGGGCGCCCACCGCCTCGGCGAGCCGGCGGGCCGGGTCGTCGCTCACCTTCGAGCGGAAGTGCGCGGCGAAGACGATGGTCCGCGCGCCCGGCGTGTCGAGGTGCACCTCCAGCAGCTCGCGCGCGAAGCGCGTCGTCCCTCCGCCGGGCAGGGGGAGCTCCTGCTCCCGGTGTCCACGCGTGAGGAGGACGGGCCACGTGGAGAGCACGGCCACGTCCACGGAAGCGGGAGCGCCCGTCTCGCCGAGCACCGCATGGCGGTACACCGGGAGCCGCGATTGGAGCGCGTCGAGCGAGGCCTGCGTCTCGATTTCGCCGAGCAGCACCACGTCCGCGCCGAGCCGGGAGATGCCCTGGGCGAGCCGGTCCGCCTGGGTCGCGAAGGCGTCGGGCGTGGGCAGGGCCTCGT comes from Pyxidicoccus parkwaysis and encodes:
- a CDS encoding endonuclease/exonuclease/phosphatase family protein, giving the protein MSLLLAGRPRAFRSTLRRAAAWMGLALALPGCQDRDSPGTEQACTTGDCGAPAGDEEHLRIAAFNVHRLFDTVCDSGACGAGDYEALPTPDAFATQADRLAQGISRLGADVVLLGEIETQASLDALQSRLPVYRHAVLGETGAPASVDVAVLSTWPVLLTRGHREQELPLPGGGTTRFARELLEVHLDTPGARTIVFAAHFRSKVSDDPARRLAEAVGAHDIIAATARDFPDALVVLGGDLNDVPGSPPLNALEQDGALLRVSSDRPDSETWTYAYSGDQQAIDHLYLARGVDGRGGEYVPGSFRAVREGRSGYGGSDHAAVYADFVTAP